The sequence CTGCATTCCAGGGAACGACGCGATGCTCACGTGCTCACCTTCGTAGAGTATCTTGCAGTAGATCTCGTCGGAGAGGACGAACAAGTTTTTCTTTCGAACGAGATCGGCGATCTCGCCAAGCTGCTCGCGCTTGAGCACGCCTCCGGTAGGATTCTGAGGAGAGTTCAGAATAATCAGCCTCGTGCGGGACGTAATCTTCTCCTTCAGTTCTCCTATGTCGAGACCGAAATCGTTTTCTTCTCTCAGGCGTATGGGAACAGGCTTGGCTCCGAAGAACCTGATGACGGACTCATAAATGGGAAAGCCGGGATTCGGATAGATGGCCTCGTCGCCCTCGTCGAGAATCGCGAGGGCCGAAAAGAAGAGGATCGGCTTCCCGCCCGGAGTAATGACGACGTTCTCTGGAGCCACATTGATGCCTCTGTCCTTCGTGATGAACTTGGCGATCTCCGCTCTGAACTCCGGCAACCCGGGAGACGGGTTATAGTGTGTCCAACCTTGCCTGAGCGCATCGATGGCCGCTTGGGTAATGTTGGCAGGGGTGTCGAAATCGGGCTCCCCGATCTCGAGGTGCACCACGTCTACTCCCTTGGCCTCGAGCTTCTTCGCTTTGGCCAGAACGTCAAACGCCGTCTCTGTTCCCAGTTTCTTCATGCGCTTCGCATACATGTCTAACCTCCGTCGCAGAAATCAGAATGTGAAATCTAGCTGGAGCCCGAGTTCGGGGTTCCCGTCATCCTCGGCCGCATTTGTCTCGGTCAGATGAGTCTGCGAGTACTTCGCCTCGGCTCCGAGCCTCTTCCCTCTAACACCTAGCACCACGTACCATCTCACGCCCTCGCCCCAGAGCGGTGTAAGGGTCACGCGACCCGGCAGATCGTCTTCGTATTCGTAGACCCTGGACTCGTAGGACGAAGTATCAAAGTATATCACACGACCCCTGAGGGTAAGCAAGCCTTCTGGAGTGTAGGCGAAGCCCGTAAAAACGAGCGAGCCTTTCTCATTCTCCTCGGCTCGGACGGTCGAGATCCTCAACTTCATCGTGAGGGGACTGCCGGGAGTCCAGGAAACGTCGGTGTTAATCGTTTCCCTCGACGAGACCGAGGAGATTTTTCCGTACGGGTCCGAAGGATCGATTGCCGAGCTGTCGTTCTTGGACAGCTTTCCCTTGACTCGCACCGTGATGCCGCTGCCCAGGTTCTGTTCTATCGAGCCCGCTGTCTCATAACCGGACGTGGGACGGCTTGTCACAGTTGTCGGGCCGGGGCGCTGAACCCCATCCAGATAGCCACTGAGCTTGTACTTTCCAAGGCGACCCTGAAGTCCGACGTACACTCCTCGTTCGTTCCAGGGGTTGCCTCCCGAGAAAGAGGAGGCCCGCAAGTTGTAGAAATTTGTGTCGTATGACCTGAAGACGCTCGCAACCTCGACACCGTGCATGTCGGATACCCATCCCAACACGAACGCCTTGCTGCCTCCGCTCATGAGCGCGGCTTCTCCGAAAATGGCCGCCTGCCCGAGAGAGACATTCCCGCTGATCCCGCCCACCGAGGCTTTCTTCCCCGTGAAGGAATAAAGGTAAGGCTCCTCGCCCGATGAGAACGGGGGGTCGTAGTCCGCGGCGTAGAAGGTCGTCGCAAGAGAGAAGCTCTTTGTGCACTTTGCTTCCGCGTGAAAAGCGAGCAGTGTCTCCGTCAAAGCATCTTTTCCGCGAAGCTCCCAGGCCTCCCTGTGATAGCCGGTTTCCGCGAGCCTTCTCGCGGTTCCGTCATCGTTGAGATACACGTCGAGCTTGCTTCTAGAGAACAAGGTTTCAAATGAGAGCCACTTGCCCTTGAGTTTTGCGTGCGCTCCTCTCAGCGCTCCGTTCTCCAGAGAGGAACGATGGCCATGAACACCCGCACCGCCTCTGTCTGTTTGAGAGACCGCCTCGTATCCCCTGTAGAAACCTTGCGGAGCCCAGAGCACAAGCCCCTGGCCGAACTCCGCCGAGAGGTCCCCCGCCGACACCGACGAGAGAAGGGCGTCGCTTCGCACGGTGAGGTATCCTGCCTGGTAGTCTCCCATCGTGCTCTCTCCTTCATCTTTATCTGTGACGTAGGAAAGCTCTATCCTCTCGGAAGGCCGCGAGATCGCACGAGTATAGAAGTGGACGTCTTTGAACTCTCGCGCGGAGGTCGGTCCGACCGCCCTCACCCTACCCTCCAGGGGGATCCAGAAAGGAATCCCCTTTGCGGCCATCGTCACGTAGGGGGCAATCTTGTTCAATAGCTGATAATCAACGCCTTCTATCGCCATCAAGTTGATGAGCGAGCGGAACCCGCCTGTCTTTTCGCGCAAGGACACTATCTTTCTCGCAAGGACCGGCGATATCCAGGGAAGCTGCGAGAGTTCAGCGGTGGTAGCAGAATTGAGGTCAATCGGTCTTGCCTTGAACCTCTCGAGCCTATCAACAAGGAAATCGGCTTCCACGGATCCCGCGT is a genomic window of Candidatus Eisenbacteria bacterium containing:
- a CDS encoding pyridoxal phosphate-dependent aminotransferase translates to MYAKRMKKLGTETAFDVLAKAKKLEAKGVDVVHLEIGEPDFDTPANITQAAIDALRQGWTHYNPSPGLPEFRAEIAKFITKDRGINVAPENVVITPGGKPILFFSALAILDEGDEAIYPNPGFPIYESVIRFFGAKPVPIRLREENDFGLDIGELKEKITSRTRLIILNSPQNPTGGVLKREQLGEIADLVRKKNLFVLSDEIYCKILYEGEHVSIASFPGMQDKTIILDGYSKTYAMTGWRLGYGILPPDLAPHITRLMTNSASCTASFIQKAGVEAIVGPQSEPERYLAEFKRRRDVIVDGLNAIPGFSCLRPQGAFYVFPNTSRTGLTSTDLADYLLNEA
- a CDS encoding helix-hairpin-helix domain-containing protein, with the translated sequence MFQGTSQAASSQAASAEPENVSDLENILGEDAGSVEADFLVDRLERFKARPIDLNSATTAELSQLPWISPVLARKIVSLREKTGGFRSLINLMAIEGVDYQLLNKIAPYVTMAAKGIPFWIPLEGRVRAVGPTSAREFKDVHFYTRAISRPSERIELSYVTDKDEGESTMGDYQAGYLTVRSDALLSSVSAGDLSAEFGQGLVLWAPQGFYRGYEAVSQTDRGGAGVHGHRSSLENGALRGAHAKLKGKWLSFETLFSRSKLDVYLNDDGTARRLAETGYHREAWELRGKDALTETLLAFHAEAKCTKSFSLATTFYAADYDPPFSSGEEPYLYSFTGKKASVGGISGNVSLGQAAIFGEAALMSGGSKAFVLGWVSDMHGVEVASVFRSYDTNFYNLRASSFSGGNPWNERGVYVGLQGRLGKYKLSGYLDGVQRPGPTTVTSRPTSGYETAGSIEQNLGSGITVRVKGKLSKNDSSAIDPSDPYGKISSVSSRETINTDVSWTPGSPLTMKLRISTVRAEENEKGSLVFTGFAYTPEGLLTLRGRVIYFDTSSYESRVYEYEDDLPGRVTLTPLWGEGVRWYVVLGVRGKRLGAEAKYSQTHLTETNAAEDDGNPELGLQLDFTF